The Rhizoctonia solani chromosome 4, complete sequence genome contains a region encoding:
- a CDS encoding aldehyde dehydrogenase family protein, with product MPSFFEYNFQAEGHSIKTKFSTGLFINGKFVNGSNNTTIDVINPTTGKLINKVSEGTEKDVDRAVQAAQKAYDTTWGLNVCGVQRGKILIRIAELIERDIDEIAAVEALDNGKAFTIAKGFDASEAAACFRYYDHSMELPAADVCMEACTGLATGNTIIIKPSEFTPLSALRVAALFEEAGLPAGVVNVVNGYGQTVGAAISSHMKIEKVAFTGSTAVGRTIMKAAAASNLKNSPNIIFNDADLEAAVRWAAFGIFFNHGQCCCAGSRVFVQSGVYDRFVELFTAHVQKLKVGDPFKSETFQGPQVSQIQFDRIMGYIESGKSQGATVAIGGERIGSEGYFIQPTVFTDVKPDMKIIQEEIFGPVVAIAKFEDEADIIRQANDSIYGLAAAVFSRDISRALNVAHKLHAGTVWVNCYNKLNNQMPFGGFKQSGIGRELGEYALSNYTNIKAVHVNLTEPPP from the exons ATGCCGTCCTTTTTCGAGTACAATTTTCAGGCCGAAGGCCACTCAATCAAAACCAAATTCTCAACCGGTCTCTTTATCAACGGCAAGTTCGTCAATGGTAGCAACAACACCACTATTGA CGTTATTAATCCAACGACTGGAAAACTCATCAATAAAGTCAGCGAGGGCACCGAGAAGGATGTCGACCGTGCAGTCCAGGCAGCCCAAAAGGCATATGATACGACCTGGGGCCTGAATGTATGTGGCGTCCAACG CGGGAAGATATTAATTCGTATCGCCGAACTTATCGAGCGTGATATTGACGAAATTGCTGCAGTCGAGGCTCTTGACAACGGCAAGGCTTTCACCATCGCCAAAGGCTTCGATGCTTCCGAGGCTGCTGCCTGCTTCCGCTACTACG ATCATTCCATGGAACTTCCCGCTGCTGATGTTTGCATGGAAGCTTGCACCGGCTTGGCGACCGGTAACACGATCATCATCAAGCCATCTGAGTTCACACCTCTGTCTGCTCTTCGTGTCGCTGCGCTGTTCGAAGAGGCTGGTCTTCCAGCCGGCGTTGTCAATGTCGTTAATG GATATGGCCAAACTGTTGGCGCGGCTATCTCCTCGCACATGAAGATCGAAAAGGTTGCCTTCACTGGCTCCACCGCTGTTGGCCGTACCATCATGAAGGCTGCAGCAGCAAGCAACCTGAAGAAT AGCCCGAACATCATCTTCAACGATGCTGACCTCGAGGCCGCCGTTCGTTGGGCTGCGTTTGGTATCTT CTTCAACCACGGGCAATGCTGTTGTGCCGGCTCTCGCGTCTTTGTTCAGTCTGGGGTGTACGATAGATTTGTTGAACTTTTCACTGCGCACGTCCAGAAACTCAAGGTTGGCGATCCGTTCAAGTCGGAGACCTTCCAAGGGCCTCAAGTTTCGCAAATTCAATTTGAC CGCATTATGGGTTACATCGAGTCTGGAAAGTCCCAGGGCGCAACTGTTGCAATCGGTGGTGAACGCATCGGCAGCGAGGGCTACTTCATCCAGCCCACCGTCTTCACCGACGTCAAGCCCGACATGAAGATCATCCAGGAGGAGATCTTTGGCCCCGTCGTAGCGATCGCCAAGTTCGAGGATGAGGCGGACATCATCCGTCAGGCAAACGACTCGATCTATGGTCTTGCTGCTGCGGTGTTCTCTCGCGATATCTCCCGCGCATTGAATGTTGCACACAAGCTGCACGCAGGCACAGTGTGGGTGAACTGCTACAATAAACTGAACAACCAGATGCCGTTTGGAGGGTTCAAGCAGAGTGGCATCGGACGTGAGCTCGGTGAATATGCTCTATCCAA CTACACCAACATCAAGGCCGTGCATGTGAACCTGACTGAACCTCCGCCTTAA
- a CDS encoding Trp-Asp repeats containing protein, whose product MSTDARSRLGTATSALLAPFSSEDGSQASNRILSGLAPSMMTPRRMAAAASAAATGSIENPPSSVLDFATIGRVPLRISLGRRSTARDLSIREATDALLLEPIPDTPATETESSVSFMRGFSATVNSVDASRSRRRKARNVDLPHLGLRSKALAARGMLTEGDPEESPAAKKSGRHRHSLSSSVKLTPEELARQKREIIQDRENIHVRRSLINNEIAEITAKIAALDVIRNNLEQDLLRLHENELELEEELSAVQELQYLEGSATPSDVGTSRRRKGPAFLPSEHDDLPPNIAFMTLTTSGPIAALDFTEPYGLLVTASYFPQAPTQSSTTFPFTSSATSQSSTHVTPSDPDPRMWDLCAGTPIGRLRGAGVVRALQVQGQACVTGGADGVVRVWDLSKVPDDDDPAGSFVGNGKNAKSREEEDFVHLERESTSEGSGEGPDTGCIKVLEGHSKAVTSLYFEDACMVTGAADKTIRQWDVTTGQCVLTMDLLWAMSHPGDSSEYVDQPYDFSANFPEGEDRFVGGLQFWGYALVSGSADGAVRMWDMRTGQSHRTLLGHTAPITAIQFDEIHVVSSARDGTVRLWDLRSGGRTVELLRFGSSRLAAQNEFGLSAGLSEYSSHVGRGSSTSLAAMGGTASPVVGGGIGDVQFDSRKIVAASDNGVEIFNRISQQYTTLTVNGHYGAIERLRYIDRYLVSGGRDATVKIWAL is encoded by the exons ATGTCGACCGACGCCCGCTCGCGGCTGGGCACGGCGACGTCTGCGCTCCTTGCGCCATTCTCGAGCGAGGATGGCTCCCAGGCATCCAACCGTATACTCTCAGGAT TGGCCCCCTCTATGATGACTCCAAGACGGATGGCAGCGGCAGCGAGTGCGGCAGCCACCGGATCAATCGAAAATCCGCCTTCTTCAGTATTAGACTTCGCGACTATTGGTCGAGTTCCACTGCGTATTTCCCTAGGCCGCCGCTCGACTGCACGAGACTTGTCTATTAGGGAAGCAACAGATGCCCTGTTGCTCGAACCTATTCCCGATACTCCAGCTACTGAGACCGAGAGCTCAGTAAGTTTTATGCGAGGGTTTTCTGCGACGGTGAATAGTGTGGACGCAAGCCGGTCTCGGAGACGCAAGGCCAGAAATGTAGACCTCCCCCACTTGGGCTTGAGGAGCAAGGCCCTTGCCGCTCGGGGTATGCTTACGGAAGGCGATCCAGAAGAGTCTCCTGCTGCGAAGAAGTCGGGCCGACACAGGCACTCTCTGTCTTCATCAGTCAAACTCACACCCGAAGAGCTCGCACGCCAGAAACGTGAGATTATCCAGGACAGAGAGAATATCCATGTCCGCAGA AGCCTCATCAATAACGAAATCGCCGAAATCACAGCTAAAATTGCGGCTCTCGACGTCATTCGCAATAATCTCGAACAAGACCTCTTGCGTCTCCACGAAAACGAGCTCGAACTCGAAGAAGAGT TGTCGGCCGTCCAAGAGCTACAATACCTTGAAGGCTCAGCAACACCCTCAGACGTCGGTACTTCACGTAGACGTAAAG GTCCCGCCTTTTTGCCTTCGGAGCATGATGATCTCCCTCCGAATATTGCGTTTATGACCCTGACGACTAGTGGCCCTATCGCTGCTCTCGATTTTACCGAGCCCTATGGCCTGCTCGTCACTGCATCCTATTTCCCTCAGGCGCCCACCCAATCGAGCACCACCTTCCCCTTTACATCGTCCGCAACATCCCAGTCATCGACACATGTGACCCCCTCGGATCCCGACCCTCGAATGTGGGATCTGTGCGCGGGAACCCCGATCGGGAGATTACGGGGAGCAGGAGTTGTGCGGGCGTTGCAGGTCCAGGGACAAGCTTGCGTTACAGGCGGTGCGGACGGTGTCGTACGAGTATGGGACTTGAGTAAAGTACCCGACGATGATGACCCTGCTGGTTCTTTcgtgggcaatggcaagaatGCCAAGTCACGGGAGGAAGAAGACTTTGTGCACCTGGAGCGGGAGAGTACGAGCGAAGGGAGTGGTGAGGGACCAGATACTGGATGTATTAAAGTACTCGAAGGCCATTCCAAGGCCGTTACTTCGTTGTATTTCGAGGATGCTTGCATG GTCACGGGCGCCGCCGACAAAACAATCAGGCAGTGGGATGTGACCACTGGCCAATGCGTACTTACGATGGATCTCCTTTGGGCCATGTCTCATCCCGGTGACTCCTCCGAATATGTTGATCAGCC ATACGACTTCTCTGCGAATTTCCCCGAAGGCGAGGATAGGTTTGTGGGTGGACTGCAGTTCTGGGGATATGCACTCGTGAGTGGCAGCGCAGACGGTGCGGTCCGAATGTGGGACA TGCGTACCGGCCAATCGCACCGAACACTTCTAGGCCACACGGCACCTATCACCGCTATCCAATTTGACGAAATTCATGTTGTGTCCTCTGCTCGAGACGGTACCGTCCGCTTGTGGGACCTCCGCTCCGGGGGCCGTACTGTGGAGCTCCTCCGATTCGGCTCGTCTCGTCTCGCGGCCCAGAACGAATTTGGCCTGAGTGCCGGCTTGAGTGAGTACTCTTCTCATGTTGGAAGGGGCTCGAGTACAAGTTTGGCAGCGATGGGCGGGACAGCGTCCCCCGTTGTCGGAGGCGGAATAGGAGATGTTCAGTTTGATTCGAGGAAGATTGTTGCTGCTTCGGATAACGGCGTCGAG ATATTCAACCGTATTAGCCAGCAGTACACCACGCTCACGGTCAACGGCCACTATGGTGCTATCGAACGGCTGCGGTACATTGATCGTTACCTCGTTTCTGGAGGGAGAGATGCGACAGTCAAAATCTGGGCGTTATAG
- a CDS encoding ribosome assembly protein 4, whose amino-acid sequence MTTGHAGLPWQSNQHGISSNTSNTKQTSHERVEGISGAKRIKKNSAWTGLEAALQGLRISSSSFPTLQSAIGTLTTCLEVFEVRSFTIDDQTINNYLIFEQQASTHEDEYEALALELESVVTSLKHHLNIPRSARVLGVISTVSRAIEKEVHLISDIRDGGSTRRILRASKDEEVLVRVYRRIAELFSRLQSIANEHLANTRLEALSPSKQARCDSNLGDEIGRRQCTEGTRESLLADLYQWSDSLDDKPVYLMSGIAGTGKATIAYSLAKLLEDDSRLGASFFCTRAAASCKDASRIIPSIAYQLARYSTAFQSALCLVLDADPDLGSRNMTTQFKRLLREPLLQVKDKIPKHTVVVLDALDECDNLKATRLLFDLIIRSACELPIKFFAASRPESRIQLMSSQVNDIVHISHLHEIESSLVKRDLEVYLHEELACIKPSQQQINQLAELANNLFVYAATAVRYIRSDEAGVYSNERLLTILNETKYTSKKFSEIDELYTTILTSALENKRLEPEEATRTQALLKTATCIQEPVTIKTLASLAGLDDSSYAFVALDPLRSVLHVSRHTGLVFVFHASFSDYLFHRERSGRFFCDKVEQHIAMAHICFELMEKQLRFNICELQSSYIFDCAVADLEQRIESNISASLTYSCQHWANHLCLVPISNHLCTVLHEFLTRRLLFWMEVLNLKEYRIFGIRSITDVQRWIASSDAFEDLTLFIHDTVVFVLQFFTSTVSLSTPHIYISALPFSSRRLRPWYQNKFTGLIDIWGYIDSQSLVADLILYHPPSCTALSPNGDCVATGSADGFLELWDTRSTTLGHQLTRSLIGRARGLGAVQFSLDQKYIATGTNDGSIWLSHYFDGDVIDTFGSLEGHEDKVWALDFSPDGILLASGSADCTIRIWNFVEQRLVAGPLQRHSGVIRSVKFSPDGTKVASCSDDCSVCIWNTTLGSLILGPLEGHTDAIYSIGFSPDGAFLVSGSSDGSICIWNIACGSVVANQLEPQKGSGGILSVKYSLNGNYVYCGCQGNVIRVWDTVNKVFLSDPPTPEDRRCSIMLTPKGIHILSALYLLTIDANSDVPSRAGSSPCDDRSSTGVCFSSDGDAIISNSSNRRMTYAWDLKTGKLIQGPFQGRLDTTWAVAFPASDTRLALGPNNNTVHIWDQVSGVIVAGPFKGEVSHVFRLQASLDSQPTISAISTTLSLSDDDIPIENHDSTNSAYSRERLSTGRSEFKESTMWLVAISPDGTRVALGGIGNHRNISIWDISLHDMLLGPFIGHSDRVKSVSFSPDGTMLVSGSDDRSIRIWNSAFVSTHSSLLEGHTDGVLTAIFSPNAQQIASGARDYTAVSFSPDGTKLVSSSLGKAIIVWDTAKGAVIAGPFNELSDGAWGRKRLGLIPCSALNGWWSRDIGAYTVIKRRPVSAL is encoded by the exons atgaccacaggccatgcaggactcccctggcagagcaatcaacatggaat TAGCTCTAATACTTCTAATACCAAACAGACTTCGCATGAAAGAGTCGAGGGAATTAGTGGTGCAAAAAGAATAAAGAAAAACAGCGCGTGGACTGGGCTCGAAGCAGCTTTGCAAGGATTACGTATAAGCTCCAGTTCCTTTCCAACTCTCCAGTCAGCTATTGGTACTCTGACGACATGCCTTGAAGTATTCGAGGTGCGAAGCTTCACAATAGACGATCAGACAATTAATAATTATCTCATTTTCGAGCAGCAAGCATCTACGCATGAAGACGAGTATGAGGCTTTAGCATTGGAGCTGGAGAGTGTAGTCACCTCTCTCAAGCACCACTTGAACATCCCAAGGTCTGCGAGGGTGCTCGGTGTAATTTCTACCGTTTCGAG AGCGATTGAGAAAGAGGTTCATTTGATTAGTGACATACGAGATGGAGGCAGCACAAGGCGAATCCTTCGCGCGTCAAAAGATGAAGAGGTCCTCGTGCGAGTCTATCGCAGGATCGCCGAGCTGTTCTCCCGGCTGCAG AGTATTGCAAACGAGCATCTAGCC AACACGCGCCTTGAAGCATTGAGCCCGTCAAAGCAGGCAAGGTGCGACTCGAACCTGGGCGACGAGATTGGCCGGCGCCAGTGTACCGAGGGCACCCGAGAGTCACTACTAGCCGACTTGTACCAGTGGTCGGACAGCCTTGATGACAAGCCGGTCTACCTGATGAGCGGCATAGCTGGGACGGGCAAGGCAACCATTGCATACAGTCTGGCAAAGCTCCTCGAAGACGATAGCCGTCTTGGCGCCAGCTTCTTCTGCACTCGAGCGGCCGCGTCATGCAAGGATGCGAGCCGCATCATACCTAGCATTGCCTACCAGCTTGCGCGGTACTCTACGGCGTTCCAGTCGGCGCTATGTCTGGTGTTGGATGCAGACCCTGATCTTGGATCTCGAAATATGACAACTCAGTTTAAACGGCTACTTAGGGAACCTCTCCTGCAAGTGAAAGATAAGATACCGAAGCATACGGTGGTGGTGCTCGATGCGCTGGATGAGTGCGACAATTTGAAGGCAACTAGGCTTTTGTTTGATTTGATCATCCGGTCTGCGTGCGAgcttccaatcaagttcttTGCGGCTAGTCGACCGGAGTCCAGAATACAGCTAATGTCATCGCAAGTCAACGACATCGTTCATATATCGCATCTACATGAAATCGAGAGCTCGTTAGTGAAACGCGACCTAGAAGTCTACTTACATGAGGAGCTAGCGTGTATCAAACCATCGCAGCAACAAATTAACCAGCTCGCCGAATTGGCAAACAATCTCTTTGTTTATGCCGCTACGGCGGTTCGATACATCAGGTCCGACGAAGCGGGCGTTTATTCGAACGAACGTCTACTCACCATACTAAATGAAACCAAGTACACCAGCAAAAAGTTCAGCGAAATCGATGAGCTCTATACAACAATACTTACTTCAGCTCTGGAAAACAAACGTTTGGAACCAGAAGAAGCCACACGTACACAAGCTTTATTGAAAACCGCAACCTGCATTCAAGAGCCCGTCACAATCAAAACACTCGCCTCACTCGCGGGTCTGGATGACTCTAGCTATGCTTTCGTTGCGTTGGACCCCCTTCGTTCTGTCTTGCACGTTTCGAGGCATACAGGACTTGTGTTTGTATTTCATGCATCCTTCTCTGATTATCTATTTCATCGTGAGCGTTCTGGTCGCTTCTTCTGTGACAAAGTGGAACAACACATCGCGATGGCACACATTTGCTTCGAATTGATGGAAAAGCAACTTCGGTTTAACATATGCGAGCTCCAATCGTCATATATTTTCGATTGTGCAGTTGCGGACCTAGAGCAACGGATCGAGTCCAACATATCAGCCTCTCTCACATATTCTTGCCAGCATTGGGCTAACCATCTTTGTTTGGTGCCGATTTCCAATCACCTATGTACCGTTCTTCATGAATTCCTCACTCGAAGGTtactgttctggatggaggtacTGAACCTGAAGGAATATAGAATATTTGGCATCCGTTCCATCACTGATGTGCAGAGGTGGATTGCG TCGAGTGACGCATTTGAGGACCTCACGTTATTTATACACGATACTGTCGTTTTCGTGCTTCAGTTCTTTACATCCACTGTCTCGCTTTCGACCCCACATATCTATATCTCTGCACTTCCATTTTCCTcgaggcgcttgcggccatGGTACCAAAACAAGTTCACAGGGCTTATTGATATCTGGGGGTATATAGACAGTCAAAGTCTTGTTGCGGACTTGatactataccacccacctAGCTGCACCGCATTGTCCCCCAATGGCGATTGCGTTGCTACCGGCTCTGCCGATGGCTTCCTTGAACTCTGGGACACTCGCTCCACGACACTGGGACATCAGCTAACTCGTTCATTAATTGGACGTGCTAGGGGTTTGGGAGCGGTTCAATTTTCTCTCGATCAAAAATATATTGCGACAGGCACAAATGATGGTTCCATCTGGCTCAGTCATTATTTTGACGGAGACGTAATCGATACATTCGGCTCATTGGAAGGACACGAAGACAAGGTGTGGGCACTAGATTTTTCACCCGATGGCATTCTACTTGCATCAGGTTCAGCCGACTGCACTATCCGCATTTGGAACTTTGTTGAACAGCGTCTTGTTGCTGGACCACTCCAGCGGCATTCCGGTGTGATTCGATCAGTCAAATTCTCCCCAGACGGAACCAAAGTCGCCTCATGCTCAGACGACTGTAGCGTCTGCATTTGGAACACCACATTAGGGAGCCTCATCTTAGGACCTCTCGAGGGGCATACAGACGCCATCTATTCAATTGGCTTTTCGCCTGATGGTGCATTCCTAGTCTCCGGATCGAGTGACGGGTCCATTTGCATATGGAATATTGCCTGTGGTAGTGTAGTTGCTAACCAACTGGAGCCCCAAAAAGGCTCAGGTGGAATACTGTCTGTCAAGTACTCCCTCAACGGCAACTATGTGTACTGTGGGTGTCAAGGCAATGTTATTCGTGTCTGGGATACTGTCAACAAAGTCTTTCTTTCTGATCCTCCAACACCTGAGGATAGAAGATGCTCAATAATGCTGACGCCGAAGGGTATACACATTCTCTCGGCTCTTTATCTCCTTACGATTGACGCCAATAGTGACGTGCCTTCCCGCGCTGGGAGTTCGCCCTGTGATGACCGCAGCTCAACGGGTGTGTGCTTTTCGTCTGATGGAGATGCTATTATTTCAAACTCGTCAAATCGACGCATGACCTATGCGTGGGACTTGAAAACTGGGAAACTTATCCAGGGTCCATTCCAAGGACGTCTCGATACAACCTGGGCAGTAGCGTTCCCGGCCTCCGATACGCGCCTTGCCTTGGGTCCCAACAATAACACTGTTCATATATGGGACCAAGTAAGCGGGGTCATTGTTGCTGGTCCATTTAAGGGGGAGGTCAGCCATGTATTTCGCCTTCAGGCCTCCCTTGACAGTCAGCCCACTATCTCTGCTATTTCTACTACATTGTCACTTTCTGATGACGACATCCCTATCGAGAACCACGATTCCACCAACTCAGCATATTCAAGAGAGAGGCTCTCAACAGGAAGAAGCGAATTTAAGGAGTCAACCATGTGGTTGGTTGCTATTTCTCCTGACGGTACTCGCGTTGCCCTCGGTGGCATTGGTAATCATCGCAACATCTCTATTTGGGATATATCACTTCACGATATGCTTTTAGGTCCGTTTATAGGGCACAGTGATCGTGTCAAATCTGTCAGCTTCTCACCCGATGGTACCATGCTTGTCTCGGGCTCGGATGACCGTAGTATTCGGATTTGGAACTCGGCCTTTGTTTCCACACATAGTTCTTTGCTCGAAGGGCACACAGACGGAGTCTTGACAGCAATATTCTCCCCCAACGCACAGCAGATTGCTTCAGGTGCAAGAGATTATACT GCCGTCTCTTTCTCGCCCGATGGCACAAAACTTGTTTCAAGCTCTCTTGGAAAAGCTATCATTGTATGGGATACTGCCAAAGGCGCTGTTATTGCCGGACCCTTTAACGAGCTATCAGATGGGGCGTGGGGGAGGAAGCGGTTGGGTCTAATCCCCTGCTCGGCGCTCAAT GGTTGGTGGTCAAGGGATATCGGAGCGTATACTGTTATCAAACGTCGGCCAGTCTCCGCTCTTTAA
- a CDS encoding bromodomain associated protein, which translates to MFKELPDRATWAEYYRVIPEPRSLHGIREKLGKGKYKSPEDLHSDLELVFANAIHFNEETSVISNDARTLQGVLSKEWETSVTAGMLPKIEAEAESSNEPQRQQPSRASRTRDIAPPATPVIRIPKKAGVPMASTSRNTTITPVPQRTVTPQQQSTPQPQPAQQLPVAQPTPVATVIKKPPVPIVPVVVPVPPNLPVPASVEPEEDSAAAGLVRDKKGDELVSQLEASFPGWPGPGLGGWMELPQSIDLWEHCSSILQKLKSFKDTSGDFAFDVFQRMPEETTNKTLSFSDPMSVSVIENKLKAKAYTSSAEFDKDIFKLFEKARKWHEEGTYPYGRVLVLQCVWQALTSSKPEDMQVDVTPSSSIASDSAESITFKGITYHIGDWVHLSNKDVPPKPIVAQIQRIDRSDPAKTLSLTWYSRPEQTIHNATRSFWEHEVFKTNFTSTNSIQEIIEPIACQFFPKHIRGRPSPPMWYPGRPLYVCESRYDSGSKTFSRIKNWSSCIPDGLRKGGDGLGVNGGGWEYMPISKFDNNHTVVPRKLPSPFLKGVAGIKKRGHGGPAAPGPQKDRSVITAAGGQTVIPTSMVEVLLDDTVQHFDREPYTNQLLWFSGAPIETPRIRHPKHSLDYLYFLAQQQERRHRGEEIDESKRKAAVALPISVELSKLYKEAFGSQLSGLSSEQSGQQDDVEMSS; encoded by the exons ATGTTCAAGGAACTTCCCGATAGGGCCACTTGGGCAGAATACTACCGAGTGATTCCTGAGCCTCGCTCCTTGCATGGAATAAGG GAAAAATTAGGAAAAGGGAAATATAAATCCCCAGAGGACCTCCACTCCGACTTGGAGCTTGTCTTCGCGAACGC TATACACTTCAATGAGGAAACCTCCGTCATTAGCAATGATGCCCGAACACTCCAG GGCGTTTTAAGCAAGGAATGGGAAACTTCGGTGACAGCAGGGATGTTGCCCAAAATTGAAGCAGAAGCCGAGTCCTCCAACGAACCACAGCGACAACAACCCTCTCGAGCTTCACGTACTCGCGACATTGCACCACCTGCAACACCTGTCATTCGCATACCTAAGAAAGCAGGCGTCCCCATGGCCAGTACTTCGAGAAACACGACTATAACCCCTGTTCCTCAGCGCACTGTTACGCCTCAACAACAATCAACTCCCCAACCTCAACCAGCTCAGCAACTGCCCGTTGCACAACCAACCCCAGTTGCGACTGTGATTAAAAAGCCCCCAGTACCGATAGTTCCGGTGGTAGTGCCTGTACCCCCTAACCTCCCAGTACCCGCTTCAGTGGAACCTGAAGAGGACTCAGCCGCAGCCGGATTAGTTCGCGATAAGAAGGGGGACGAACTCGTTTCTCAGCTTGAAGCAAGCTTTCCTGGTTGGCCGGGCCCAGGTCTGGGCGGCTGGATGGAATTACCCCAGTCGATTGATCTCTGGGAGCATTGCTCTTCAATATTACAAAAGCTAAAGAGTTTTAAAGATACCAG CGGAGACTTTGCGTTTGATGTTTTCCAACGCATGCCTGAGGAAACTACCAATAAGACACTATCGTTTAGT GACCCAATGTCGGTCTCGGTGATCGAG AATAAACTTAAAGCCAAGGCCTATACTTCGTCGGCAGAGTTTGACAAAGATATATTTAAGCTCTTTGAAAAGGCGAGAAAATGGCACGAAGAAGGGACATATCCATATGGCCGCGTGCTTGTACTACAG TGTGTTTGGCAAGCACTTACCTCGTCCAAACCAGAGGACATGCAAGTGGACGTTACTCCATCTAGCTCGATAGCGTCCGACTCCGCAGAGTCCATAACCTTCAAAGGAATCACGTACCATATAGGAGACTGGGTTCATCTCTCGAATAAAGATGTTCCACCTAAACCAATTGTCGCTCAAATTCAGCGAATTGATAG GTCGGACCCGGCCAAAACACTCAGTCTTACTTGGTATTCTCGCCCCGAGCAG ACAATCCATAACGCCACACGGTCATTTTGGGAGCACGAAGTATTCAAAACTA ACTTTACATCAACCAATTCCATCCAAGAGATTATCGAGCCCATCGCATGTCAGTTCTTCCCGAAGCATATTCGTGGTAGACCCAGTCCCCCAATGTGGTACCCTGGTCGACCGCTTTACGTTTGCGAGAGCCGCTACGACTCTGGCTCAAAGACATTCTCGCGTATTAAAAATTGGTCGAGCTGCATACCTGATGGCTTACGAAAGGGAGGAGATGGGCTGGGAGTCAATGGGGGTGGATGGGAATACATGCCAATTTCCAAGTTCGACAATAACCACACTGTTGTCCCGCGAAAACTTCCAAGCCCATTTTTAAAAGGAGTTGCGGGGATAAAAAAGCGAGGACACGGTGGACCTGCCGCCCCTGGGCCACAGAAGGATAGGTCTGTGATCACTGCCGCAGGCGGACAGACTGTCATCCCAACTTCAATGGTCGAGGTTCTTCTCGATGACACAG TACAGCATTTCGATCGTGAACCTTACACAAACCAACTTTTATGGTTCTCTGGAGCCCCCATTGAGACCCCTCGAATCCGTCACCCAAAACATAGTCTAGACTACTTGTACTTTCTAGCACAACAGCAGGAAAGGCGTCACCGAGGTGAAGAAATCGATGAAAGCAAGCGCAAAGCAGCGGTCGCGTTACCCATCAGCGTTGAGCTATCTAAATTGTACAAGGAAGCTTTTGGCTCTCAGCTCAGTGGGCTTTCATCCGAACAAAGTGGACAACAAGACGATGTGGAGATGAGTTCATGA
- a CDS encoding glyoxylate pathway regulator translates to MSASNHTFDAEKGVNGGNGYTGGPALHHTISADTQRAFPVYHRKLANPAPLGLFGFASTTLILSLYNAGARGITTPNAVVGMALGVGGLCQLLAGMWEFATGNTFGATAFSMYGGFWLSFGAIYWPGSGILEAYQGEAASQLPSALGIYLITWMIITFLLFLATFRSSVALSGVFFFLILTFMLLAISEFTGSAGAHKAGGILGCITAMIAFYTGSAGLYSPDASYFVLPVGDLPKRRDD, encoded by the exons ATGTCCGCTTCGAACCATACTTTTGACGCGGAGAAGGGTGTCAATGGTGGTAATGGTTATACCGGTGGGCCTGCGCTCCACCATACCATTTCTGCCGATACGCAG CGTGCGTTCCCGGTCTACCATCGGAAGCTAGCCAACCCTGCCCCACTCGGTCTGTTTGGATTCGCGTCGACGACGTTGATTCTCTCGTTGTACAATGCGGGCGCTCGGGGTATCACCACT CCGAATGCTGTTGTAGGCATGGCTTTGGGCGTTGGTGGACTGTGCCAGCTCTTGGCGGGCATGTGGGAGTTTGCAACCGGCAACACGTTTGGTGCGACTG CCTTTTCAATGTACGGTGGCTTTTGGCTGTCGTTTGGCGCGATCTACTGGCCTGGTTCGGGAATTCTCGAAGCTTACCAGGGTGAAGCTGCCTCTCAGCTCCCCAGCGCACTCGGTATCTAT TTGATTACATGGATGATCATCACGTTCCTTTTGTTTTTGGCCACGTTCCGGTCGTCGGTTGCACTCTCTGGCGTGTTCTTTTTCCTTATTTTGACCTTTATGCTCCTTGCTATTTCGGAGTTTACCGGAAGTG CTGGTGCGCACAAGGCAGGTGGAATCCTCGGTTGCATTACGGCGATGATTGCGTTTTATACTGGTTCGGCCGGGTTGTACAGTCCCGACGCAAGCTACTTTGTCTTGCCTGTGGGTGACTTGCCGAAGCGCCGGGATGATTAA